A genomic segment from Phragmites australis chromosome 6, lpPhrAust1.1, whole genome shotgun sequence encodes:
- the LOC133921245 gene encoding aquaporin NIP2-1 encodes MSTNSRSNSRANFNNEIHDISTVQNSTMPTMYYSERLLADFFPPHLLKKVVSEVVSTFLLVFVTCGAAAISGSDLNRISQLGQSVAGGLIVTVMIYAVGHISGAHMNPAVTLAFAVFRHFPWIQVPFYCAAQFTGAICASFVLKAVLHPITVIGTTTPTGPHWHALVIEIIVTFNMMFVTLAVATDTRAVGELAGLAVGSAVCITSIFAGAVSGGSMNPARTLGPALASNLYTGLWIYFLGPVLGTLSGAWTYTYIRFEDAPSKDAPQKLSSFKLRRLQSQSVAADEDELDHIQV; translated from the exons ATGTCCACCAACTCCAGATCAAACTCCAGGGCAAACTTCAACAACGAGATTCATGACATCTCCACGGTGCAGAACTCCACCATGCCCACCATGTACTACAGCGAACGATTACTGGCAGACTTCTTCCCTCCTCACCTCCTCAAGAAG GTCGTGTCGGAGGTGGTGTCCACGTTCTTGCTGGTGTTCGTGACTTGCGGGGCGGCGGCGATCAGCGGCAGCGACCTGAACCGCATATCGCAGCTGGGGCAGTCGGTCGCCGGCGGGCTCATCGTGACGGTGATGATCTACGCCGTCGGTCACATCTCCGGCGCGCACATGAACCCCGCCGTCACGCTCGCGTTCGCCGTGTTCCGCCATTTCCCCTGGATTCAG GTCCCGTTCTACTGCGCGGCGCAGTTCACCGGCGCGATCTGCGCGTCGTTCGTGCTCAAGGCCGTGCTCCACCCCATCACCGTGATCGGCACCACCACGCCGACGGGGCCGCACTGGCACGCGCTGGTCATCGAGATCATCGTGACCTTCAACATGATGTTCGTCACCCTCGCCGTCGCCACGGACACGAGAGCG GTGGGAGAGTTGGCTGGGTTGGCAGTTGGGTCCGCGGTTTGCATTACGTCCATCTTCGCAGG GGCAGTGTCAGGCGGATCGATGAACCCGGCGAGGACGCTGGGGCCGGCGCTGGCGAGCAACCTCTACACCGGCCTCTGGATCTACTTCCTGGGCCCCGTCCTCGGCACGCTCTCCGGGGCCTGGACCTACACCTACATCCGCTTCGAGGATGCACCCAGCAAGGACGCGCCGCAGAAGCTCTCCTCCTTCAAGCTTCGCCGCCTGCAGAGCCAGTCCGTCGCCGCCGACGAGGACGAGCTCGATCACATCCAAGTGTGA